A genomic window from Streptomyces sp. HUAS YS2 includes:
- a CDS encoding discoidin domain-containing protein, with protein sequence MRLTAFAPPRLRPTTALLGVVLALVAGLLLAFPDRADAADPLLSRGKPATSSSVEDATLGPEKAFDGDPATRWASAEGSDPQWLRVDLGATAAVSRVRLVWEAAYAKAYRVEISADGVTWTRLATETAGNGGTDDWTGLTGTGRHIRVYGTARGTSYGYSLFEMEVYGIPDSGPPPSGAFTVVGAGDIAAQCTASSSSCAHPKTAALAQRIAPRFYLTMGDNQYDDARLSDFRNYYDKTWGAFKAKTRPAPGNHETYDPAGSLAGYKAYFGALAYPQGKPYYSYDEGNWHFLALDSNSFDDPAQIQWLKDDLARNAKRCVAAYFHHPLYSSGGHGNDPVSQPVWKILYAAKADLVLNGHDHHYERFAPQDPYGRATADGIVEIVGGMGGAEPYPIETVQPNSQKRISGPYGVLKLDLTDTTYTWQYVGTDGSVKDSGPTYTCH encoded by the coding sequence ATGCGCCTGACCGCCTTCGCCCCACCCCGCCTCCGCCCCACGACCGCCCTGCTCGGCGTCGTGCTCGCCCTCGTCGCCGGCCTCCTGCTGGCGTTCCCCGACCGCGCCGACGCCGCCGACCCGCTCCTCTCCCGAGGGAAGCCGGCCACCTCGTCCTCCGTCGAGGACGCCACCCTCGGCCCCGAGAAGGCCTTCGACGGCGACCCCGCCACCCGCTGGGCCAGCGCCGAGGGCTCCGACCCGCAGTGGCTCCGCGTCGACCTCGGCGCGACCGCCGCCGTCAGCCGCGTCCGCCTCGTCTGGGAGGCCGCGTACGCCAAGGCCTACCGCGTCGAGATCTCCGCCGACGGCGTCACCTGGACCCGGCTCGCCACCGAGACCGCAGGGAACGGCGGCACCGACGACTGGACCGGCCTGACCGGAACGGGCCGCCACATCCGCGTGTACGGGACGGCGCGCGGCACCTCGTACGGCTACTCCCTCTTCGAGATGGAGGTGTACGGCATCCCCGACTCCGGGCCGCCGCCCTCCGGCGCGTTCACCGTCGTGGGCGCAGGCGACATCGCCGCCCAGTGCACGGCGTCCAGCAGCTCCTGCGCCCACCCCAAGACCGCCGCCCTGGCGCAGCGGATCGCCCCGCGCTTCTACCTGACGATGGGCGACAACCAGTACGACGACGCCCGGCTCTCCGACTTCAGGAACTACTACGACAAGACCTGGGGCGCCTTCAAGGCGAAGACCCGGCCCGCGCCCGGCAACCACGAGACCTACGACCCGGCCGGGTCGCTCGCCGGCTACAAGGCGTACTTCGGCGCCCTCGCCTACCCGCAGGGCAAGCCGTACTACAGCTACGACGAGGGCAACTGGCACTTCCTCGCCCTCGACTCCAACTCCTTCGACGACCCGGCGCAGATCCAGTGGCTGAAGGACGACCTCGCCCGCAACGCCAAGCGCTGCGTCGCCGCGTACTTCCACCACCCGCTGTACTCCTCCGGCGGGCACGGCAACGACCCGGTGTCCCAGCCCGTCTGGAAGATCCTGTACGCGGCGAAGGCCGACCTGGTCCTCAACGGTCACGACCACCACTACGAGCGCTTCGCGCCCCAGGACCCGTACGGGCGGGCCACGGCCGACGGCATCGTCGAGATCGTCGGAGGCATGGGCGGGGCGGAGCCGTACCCGATCGAGACCGTCCAGCCGAACAGCCAGAAGCGGATCAGCGGACCGTACGGGGTGCTGAAGCTGGACCTCACCGACACCACGTACACCTGGCAGTACGTCGGCACGGACGGCTCGGTCAAGGACTCCGGCCCGACCTACACCTGCCACTGA
- a CDS encoding uridine kinase, whose protein sequence is MRFQPITWERLAEAVAGHVDAAEPGDGSAWLKVGIDGAPAAPTAETAERIANALRARGRSVLVVGTGGFLRPASLRFEYGKQDPDAYYSGWFDTGALWREVLGPLEAGGTGRVLPDLWDPVRDRATRSPYTELAAGGVLVLHGPFLQGHWFPFDLTVHLRLSPAALARRTEDRWTLPAFERYETEVGPADAADVVVRADDPRHPAWSGLPA, encoded by the coding sequence GTGAGATTCCAACCGATCACCTGGGAGCGGCTGGCCGAGGCCGTCGCCGGTCATGTCGACGCGGCCGAGCCCGGCGACGGCAGCGCGTGGCTCAAGGTCGGGATCGACGGCGCGCCCGCCGCCCCGACCGCGGAGACCGCCGAGCGGATCGCGAACGCCCTGCGGGCGCGCGGCCGCTCGGTGCTGGTCGTCGGGACGGGCGGCTTCCTGCGCCCCGCGTCGCTGCGGTTCGAGTACGGCAAGCAGGACCCCGACGCGTACTACAGCGGCTGGTTCGACACCGGGGCGCTCTGGCGCGAGGTGCTGGGACCCCTGGAGGCGGGCGGCACCGGGCGCGTCCTGCCCGACCTGTGGGACCCGGTCAGGGACCGCGCCACCCGCAGTCCGTACACGGAACTCGCGGCCGGCGGCGTGCTGGTGCTGCACGGGCCGTTCCTCCAGGGCCACTGGTTCCCCTTCGACCTGACCGTCCACCTGCGCCTGTCACCCGCCGCCCTGGCCCGCCGCACCGAGGACCGCTGGACCCTGCCCGCCTTCGAGCGGTACGAGACGGAGGTCGGCCCGGCCGACGCCGCCGACGTCGTGGTCCGCGCCGACGACCCCCGCCACCCGGCCTGGAGCGGTCTGCCCGCCTGA
- a CDS encoding pseudouridine-5'-phosphate glycosidase, which yields MPETTVGETAVVLSEEVREALAARRPVVALESTIIAHGLPRPRNLAVARELEALVREGGAVPATVAVLDGTAFVGLGKEQLERVAVDPSVRKLGHRDLAPALATGASGATTVSATAFLAARAGIRVFATGGLGGVHRGWTDTQDESADLRLLARTGIAVVCAGVKSILDVPATLQRLETLGVSVVGYRTDRFPGFYLTSSGERVDWTLDSPEQVAAVLRAQDALGGPDAALIVANPVPEGEQLDPEVHDRVLGAALDECAERGITGQAVTPFLLEYLTTHTAGASLEANLAAVRGNVWLAGRIAAAYA from the coding sequence ATGCCTGAGACCACAGTCGGTGAGACCGCAGTCGTCCTGTCCGAAGAGGTGCGGGAGGCGCTGGCCGCGCGGCGGCCGGTCGTCGCCCTGGAGTCGACGATCATCGCGCACGGGCTGCCTCGCCCGCGCAACCTCGCCGTCGCGCGGGAGCTCGAAGCGCTGGTGCGGGAGGGCGGCGCGGTGCCCGCGACGGTCGCCGTCCTCGACGGCACGGCCTTCGTCGGCCTGGGCAAGGAGCAGTTGGAGCGGGTCGCCGTCGACCCGTCGGTACGGAAGCTGGGCCACCGCGACCTGGCCCCGGCGCTGGCCACCGGCGCGAGCGGGGCGACCACGGTGTCCGCGACGGCGTTCCTGGCCGCGCGGGCCGGCATCCGGGTGTTCGCCACCGGCGGGCTCGGCGGGGTGCACCGCGGCTGGACGGACACCCAGGACGAGTCGGCCGACCTGCGGCTGCTCGCCCGTACCGGGATCGCCGTCGTCTGCGCGGGCGTGAAGTCGATCCTCGACGTGCCGGCGACGCTGCAGCGCCTGGAGACGCTGGGCGTCTCCGTGGTGGGCTACCGGACGGACCGCTTCCCCGGCTTCTACCTGACGTCGTCGGGCGAGCGGGTGGACTGGACGCTGGACTCCCCCGAGCAGGTCGCCGCGGTGCTGCGCGCCCAGGACGCGCTCGGCGGTCCGGACGCGGCGCTGATCGTCGCCAACCCGGTACCGGAGGGCGAGCAGCTGGACCCGGAGGTGCACGACCGGGTGCTGGGGGCGGCGCTCGACGAGTGCGCGGAGCGCGGGATCACCGGGCAGGCCGTGACGCCGTTCCTCCTGGAGTACCTGACGACGCACACGGCCGGAGCCTCGCTGGAGGCGAACCTGGCCGCGGTGCGCGGGAACGTGTGGCTGGCGGGCCGGATCGCGGCGGCGTACGCGTGA
- a CDS encoding cupin domain-containing protein: protein MTTHDLSSFAVHIPDAELEADPLDPAQIVSGDPVVTGKVLWESADGKQIRGLWQITPGVVTDTEADELFVVVSGRATVELEGGSTLELGPGVAAFMREGEKTVWTVHETLRKAYHINL from the coding sequence ATGACCACTCATGACCTGTCCTCCTTCGCCGTGCACATCCCCGACGCCGAGCTGGAGGCCGACCCCCTTGACCCGGCCCAGATCGTCTCGGGCGACCCGGTCGTGACCGGCAAGGTGCTGTGGGAGTCCGCCGACGGCAAGCAGATCCGCGGCCTCTGGCAGATCACGCCCGGCGTGGTGACCGACACCGAGGCCGACGAGCTCTTCGTGGTCGTGAGCGGACGCGCGACCGTCGAGCTCGAGGGCGGCAGCACGCTGGAACTCGGCCCGGGCGTCGCGGCCTTCATGCGCGAAGGCGAGAAGACGGTCTGGACGGTCCACGAGACCCTGCGCAAGGCGTACCACATCAACCTCTGA
- a CDS encoding pyridoxal phosphate-dependent aminotransferase, with translation MEFRQSSKLSEVCYEIRGPVIEHADALEEAGHSVLRLNTGNPALFGFEAPEEIVQDMIRMLPKAHGYTDSRGVLSARRAVAQRYQAMGLPEVDVDDVFLGNGVSELVSMAVQALLEDGDEVLVPAPDFPLWTAVTTLAGGKPVHYLCDESADWYPDLEDMAAKITDRTRAVVIINPNNPTGAVYPKELVEGILDLARRHNLMVFADEIYDRIVYDDAVHYPAASLAPDLVVLTFGGLSKTYRVAGFRSGWLVVTGPRQHAKNYLEGLTMLASMRLCPNAPAQYAIQAALGGRQSIDELTAPGGRLYEQRDKAWEKLNEIPGVSCVKPKGALYAFPRLDPKVHPIHDDEKFVLDLLLREKIQVVQGTGFNWPRPDHFRILTLPYADDLDAAISRIGRFLSGYKQ, from the coding sequence ATGGAGTTCCGGCAGTCGAGCAAGCTCAGCGAGGTCTGCTACGAGATCCGCGGCCCGGTCATCGAGCACGCCGACGCGCTGGAGGAGGCGGGCCACAGCGTGCTGCGCCTCAACACCGGCAACCCGGCGCTCTTCGGCTTCGAGGCCCCCGAGGAGATCGTCCAGGACATGATCCGGATGCTCCCGAAGGCGCACGGCTACACGGACTCCCGGGGCGTTCTGTCGGCCCGCCGGGCGGTGGCCCAGCGCTACCAGGCGATGGGCCTGCCGGAGGTCGACGTGGACGACGTCTTCCTCGGCAACGGCGTCTCCGAGCTGGTCTCCATGGCCGTGCAGGCACTGCTCGAGGACGGCGACGAGGTCCTTGTCCCGGCCCCCGACTTCCCGCTGTGGACCGCGGTCACCACCCTGGCCGGCGGCAAGCCGGTGCACTACCTCTGCGACGAGTCGGCCGACTGGTACCCGGACCTGGAGGACATGGCGGCGAAGATCACCGACCGCACCCGGGCCGTCGTGATCATCAACCCCAACAACCCCACCGGCGCGGTCTATCCGAAGGAACTGGTCGAGGGAATCCTCGACCTCGCCCGCCGCCACAACCTGATGGTGTTCGCCGACGAGATCTACGACCGGATCGTCTACGACGACGCCGTCCACTACCCTGCCGCCTCCCTCGCCCCGGACCTCGTCGTCCTGACCTTCGGCGGCCTGTCGAAGACGTACCGGGTGGCGGGCTTCCGCTCCGGCTGGCTGGTCGTCACCGGCCCCCGGCAGCACGCGAAGAACTACCTGGAGGGGCTCACCATGCTCGCCTCCATGCGGCTGTGCCCCAACGCCCCTGCCCAGTACGCCATCCAGGCCGCGCTCGGCGGCCGGCAGTCGATCGACGAGCTCACCGCCCCGGGCGGCAGGCTGTACGAGCAGCGCGACAAGGCGTGGGAGAAGCTGAACGAGATCCCCGGCGTCTCGTGCGTGAAGCCGAAGGGCGCGCTGTACGCCTTCCCCCGGCTCGACCCGAAGGTGCACCCGATCCACGACGACGAGAAGTTCGTCCTGGACCTGCTGCTCCGCGAGAAGATCCAGGTCGTGCAGGGCACCGGCTTCAACTGGCCCCGCCCGGACCACTTCCGGATTCTCACCCTGCCGTACGCCGACGACCTCGACGCGGCGATCAGCCGGATCGGCCGCTTCCTGAGCGGTTACAAGCAGTAG
- a CDS encoding DUF2293 domain-containing protein — MDLVAPVVVEPLRARRCSECHSGPLERMVLEFNAPLCLDCADLGHLVFLPRGDTALTRRAREASALWAVVVRHNRRRTRYERQGLLVEEAALAGAEAACLADAEARARRRARDAVRRDAQDVQVRETLAAEIRRLFPRCPEDRVAEVAAHASQRGSGRVGRTAAGRALERGAVTAAVRASVRHVDTDYDALLMRGVPRHQARTRVAPAIEAVLRAWRG, encoded by the coding sequence ATGGACCTCGTCGCACCCGTCGTCGTCGAGCCGCTGCGGGCCCGGCGCTGCTCCGAGTGCCACTCGGGGCCGCTGGAGCGGATGGTGCTGGAGTTCAACGCTCCGCTCTGTCTGGACTGCGCCGACCTCGGCCATCTGGTGTTCCTGCCGCGCGGCGACACGGCGCTCACCCGCCGGGCCCGCGAGGCGAGTGCGCTGTGGGCCGTGGTGGTACGGCACAACCGGCGCCGGACCCGGTACGAGCGGCAGGGCCTGCTGGTCGAGGAGGCCGCCCTGGCCGGGGCGGAAGCGGCCTGCCTGGCCGACGCCGAGGCGCGGGCGCGGCGGCGGGCGCGGGACGCGGTGCGGCGGGACGCGCAGGACGTGCAGGTGCGGGAGACGCTGGCCGCCGAGATCCGGCGGCTCTTCCCGCGCTGCCCGGAGGACCGGGTGGCGGAGGTCGCGGCGCACGCCTCGCAGCGGGGCAGCGGGCGGGTGGGGCGTACGGCGGCCGGCCGGGCGCTGGAGCGGGGCGCGGTCACGGCGGCGGTACGGGCGTCCGTACGGCATGTCGACACGGACTACGACGCGTTGTTGATGCGGGGCGTGCCCCGGCACCAGGCCCGGACGAGGGTGGCACCGGCCATCGAGGCGGTGCTCCGGGCCTGGCGGGGGTGA
- a CDS encoding chaplin, with protein sequence MRQIRRSGLATLMVTGGALALTAGYAHADSAAEGAAVGSPGVGSGNTVQLPVHVPVNVCGNTVNVVGALNPAAGNRCANGSGGSDAASGSQGAGSHKDQPGTPRAGGGRNGGGANGGSHAGGTNGGGTNGGGSSNSGGATAEGIAKGSPGVLSGNLVQLPVHLPVNVSGNSVNVVGIGNPAFGNTSTNGPLTPEHPEPNPPGKPATPAPGESVAKPPAHAPQADSVALAETGANIAGYGIPASAALLLGGAILYRRSRSAGVRA encoded by the coding sequence ATGAGGCAGATTCGCCGAAGTGGTCTGGCCACACTGATGGTCACGGGCGGCGCGCTCGCCCTCACGGCGGGCTACGCGCACGCCGACTCGGCCGCGGAAGGCGCCGCCGTCGGTTCACCGGGAGTCGGCTCCGGCAACACGGTGCAGCTGCCGGTGCACGTCCCGGTCAACGTCTGCGGGAACACCGTCAACGTCGTCGGCGCGCTCAATCCGGCCGCCGGCAACCGCTGCGCGAACGGTTCCGGCGGCTCCGACGCGGCGAGCGGCTCGCAGGGCGCCGGGTCCCACAAGGATCAGCCGGGTACCCCCCGGGCCGGCGGCGGCCGGAACGGCGGCGGCGCCAACGGCGGGTCGCACGCCGGCGGGACGAACGGCGGCGGGACGAACGGCGGCGGTTCGTCGAACAGTGGTGGCGCGACCGCCGAAGGCATCGCGAAGGGCTCGCCCGGAGTGCTCTCGGGCAACCTGGTCCAGCTGCCCGTCCACCTCCCCGTGAACGTCAGCGGCAACTCGGTCAACGTCGTCGGCATCGGCAACCCCGCGTTCGGCAACACCTCGACCAACGGGCCGCTCACCCCCGAGCACCCCGAGCCCAACCCGCCCGGGAAGCCGGCCACGCCCGCCCCGGGCGAGAGCGTCGCCAAGCCGCCGGCCCACGCGCCGCAGGCCGACTCCGTGGCGCTCGCCGAGACCGGCGCGAACATCGCCGGTTACGGGATCCCCGCGAGCGCGGCCCTGCTGCTGGGCGGCGCGATCCTGTACCGCAGGTCCCGGTCGGCCGGCGTGCGCGCCTGA
- a CDS encoding winged helix-turn-helix transcriptional regulator, with protein sequence MPRQPRQSSPQPRRRSYDQYCAAARALDLVGDRWTLLIVRELLAGPRRYTDLHADLPGVSTDMLAGRLKDMERDELVARRRLAPPVSAYVYELTERGRALLPVLRALAEFGAPELGEPRPTDAVRAHWFAVPLLGVLPGAPGRVVQVTLDEGEFHVRLGGDGIPSGYGDGPVTDPDAYLRTDTATCRALTEGELTLAEAVAAGRAEITERTPRP encoded by the coding sequence ATGCCACGTCAGCCACGCCAGTCGAGCCCCCAGCCGCGCCGCCGGAGCTACGACCAGTACTGCGCCGCCGCCCGGGCCCTGGACCTCGTCGGTGACCGCTGGACGCTGCTGATCGTCCGCGAACTCCTCGCCGGCCCCCGCCGCTACACCGACCTGCACGCCGATCTGCCCGGCGTCAGCACGGACATGCTGGCCGGCCGGCTCAAGGACATGGAGCGGGACGAACTGGTCGCCCGCCGCCGGCTCGCACCCCCGGTCTCCGCGTACGTCTACGAACTCACCGAGCGGGGACGGGCGTTGCTGCCCGTCCTGCGCGCCCTCGCCGAGTTCGGCGCGCCGGAACTCGGCGAACCCCGGCCCACCGACGCCGTCCGCGCGCACTGGTTCGCGGTCCCGCTGCTCGGCGTGCTGCCGGGAGCACCCGGCCGGGTCGTCCAAGTGACCCTCGACGAAGGGGAGTTCCACGTGCGGCTCGGCGGAGACGGCATCCCGTCCGGGTACGGCGACGGACCCGTCACCGACCCCGACGCGTATCTGCGCACCGACACGGCGACCTGCCGGGCCCTGACCGAAGGGGAGTTGACGCTCGCGGAGGCCGTCGCAGCGGGCCGGGCCGAGATCACCGAACGCACACCCCGCCCATGA
- a CDS encoding MFS transporter encodes MYLATTGRRDAPPTPSGVRRRVSGTVLALGAVSLVTDVSSEMVTAVLPLYLVLGLGLSPLQFGFLDGLFNGATALVRMLGGHLADRGGRPKRVAGFGYALSACSRLGLLLASGAATGIAAALAADRLGKGIRTAPRDALITLGSPPDGLGRAFGVHRAMDTTGALLGPLAAFALLWATADAYDAVFVVSFCVGLVGVLLLVVLVPSDGSTTAVGAGVRPAARVRGGSDRGPGGRHLLRSAAFRRLLAATALLGAATVGDAFVYLLLQRRYDLAVAWFPLLPLGAAAVYLLLAVPAGRLADRIGRRRPFLYGHLALLLGYALLLVPDGGPGPLLLVGVLALLGVFYAATDGVLMALAGPLLPEGRRATGLAAVQTVQALARLGAATGFGAAWTLWGPGTALVLALGALAAAVGCAWRLLPSDALTEGTPS; translated from the coding sequence ATGTACCTCGCGACCACCGGTCGCCGGGACGCGCCGCCGACCCCCTCGGGGGTCCGGCGGCGCGTCTCCGGGACCGTACTCGCGCTCGGCGCGGTCAGTCTGGTCACCGACGTCTCCTCCGAGATGGTGACGGCCGTCCTGCCGCTGTACCTGGTCCTCGGGCTGGGGCTCTCGCCGCTCCAGTTCGGCTTCCTGGACGGGCTGTTCAACGGCGCGACCGCCCTGGTCCGGATGCTCGGCGGACACCTCGCCGACCGCGGCGGCCGGCCCAAGCGCGTCGCCGGGTTCGGGTACGCGCTGTCCGCCTGCTCCCGGCTCGGGCTGCTCCTCGCGAGCGGTGCGGCGACCGGGATCGCGGCGGCGCTGGCGGCCGACCGGCTCGGCAAGGGCATCCGGACCGCCCCGCGGGACGCCCTGATCACGCTCGGTAGCCCGCCCGACGGGCTCGGGCGCGCGTTCGGCGTCCACCGCGCGATGGACACGACCGGCGCGCTGCTCGGCCCGCTCGCCGCGTTCGCGCTGCTGTGGGCGACGGCGGACGCGTACGACGCGGTGTTCGTCGTGAGCTTCTGCGTGGGGCTGGTGGGGGTGCTGCTGCTGGTGGTGCTCGTACCGTCGGACGGGTCGACAACCGCTGTCGGTGCGGGAGTTCGTCCGGCCGCTCGCGTGCGCGGCGGGTCGGACCGTGGCCCGGGCGGACGGCACCTGCTGCGCTCCGCCGCGTTCCGGCGGCTGCTGGCCGCCACCGCGCTGCTGGGCGCGGCGACCGTCGGGGACGCGTTCGTGTACCTGCTGCTGCAGCGCCGGTACGACCTCGCCGTGGCCTGGTTCCCGCTGCTGCCGCTCGGCGCGGCCGCCGTCTACCTGCTGCTCGCCGTGCCGGCCGGTCGGCTCGCGGACCGGATCGGGCGACGGCGGCCGTTCCTGTACGGGCATCTCGCCCTGCTGCTCGGGTACGCACTGCTCCTCGTCCCGGACGGCGGCCCGGGGCCGCTGCTCCTCGTGGGCGTCCTCGCACTGCTCGGTGTCTTCTACGCGGCCACCGACGGGGTGCTGATGGCGCTCGCCGGCCCGCTGCTGCCCGAGGGGCGGCGGGCGACCGGGCTCGCCGCTGTCCAGACGGTCCAGGCGTTGGCCCGACTCGGCGCGGCGACCGGCTTCGGGGCCGCGTGGACCCTGTGGGGGCCGGGCACCGCCCTCGTCCTCGCGCTCGGCGCGCTGGCGGCCGCCGTCGGCTGCGCGTGGCGCCTGCTGCCGTCCGATGCGCTCACGGAAGGAACCCCCTCATGA
- a CDS encoding carbohydrate kinase family protein, with the protein MTDGADRVAGTDGGADRGGRAAGGAGGGALLVVGDVVTDVVARHREPLAAATDTVARIRTLPGGAGANAACWAARSGCADVRILARVGAGDAAWHGVALRRAGVRPLLVPDPAVPTATVIALVDASAERTFLTDSGAALRLAPGDWSPELLEGVGHLHLSGYLFFADTSRATALAALGDARAAGVPVSVDPASAGFLKEWGVRRFLDAVEGVRVLLPNADEARLLTGEDEPEAAARALSRRVPLVAMTLGAAGGLVAEAGRVTARAAAPPVRPVDTTGAGDAFTGAFLAARLAGAGPAEAAEAGCRAGAAAVRTVGGRP; encoded by the coding sequence GTGACGGACGGCGCGGATCGGGTCGCCGGGACGGACGGCGGCGCGGATCGGGGTGGCCGGGCGGCTGGCGGCGCGGGTGGCGGTGCGCTGCTCGTCGTCGGGGACGTGGTCACCGATGTCGTCGCCCGGCACCGGGAACCGCTGGCGGCGGCGACGGACACGGTGGCACGGATCCGCACCCTGCCGGGCGGCGCGGGGGCCAACGCGGCGTGCTGGGCCGCGCGTTCGGGGTGCGCGGACGTCCGGATCCTCGCCCGGGTCGGGGCCGGGGACGCCGCCTGGCACGGCGTCGCGCTGCGCCGGGCCGGGGTACGACCGCTGCTGGTCCCCGATCCGGCCGTCCCGACGGCCACGGTCATAGCGCTGGTCGACGCCTCCGCCGAGCGGACCTTCCTGACCGACAGCGGGGCGGCGCTGCGGCTCGCCCCTGGCGACTGGTCGCCAGAGCTGCTGGAGGGTGTCGGCCACCTGCATCTGTCGGGGTATCTCTTCTTCGCGGACACCAGCCGGGCGACGGCACTGGCCGCGCTGGGCGACGCGCGGGCGGCCGGTGTGCCGGTGAGCGTGGACCCGGCGTCGGCGGGATTCCTGAAGGAGTGGGGGGTGAGGCGTTTCCTGGACGCGGTGGAGGGCGTCCGGGTGCTGCTGCCGAACGCGGACGAGGCCCGGCTGCTCACCGGCGAGGACGAACCGGAGGCGGCGGCCAGGGCGTTGAGCCGCCGGGTCCCGCTGGTCGCGATGACGCTGGGGGCGGCGGGCGGGCTGGTCGCCGAGGCCGGGCGGGTGACGGCGCGGGCCGCCGCGCCCCCGGTGCGCCCGGTGGACACGACGGGCGCGGGCGACGCGTTCACGGGCGCGTTTCTCGCGGCCCGCCTCGCGGGCGCCGGCCCCGCCGAGGCGGCGGAAGCGGGCTGCCGCGCGGGCGCGGCGGCGGTCCGCACGGTGGGCGGACGGCCGTAG
- a CDS encoding cupin domain-containing protein, producing MGLGISRGNGTSERRDAGRVSGGRLRKALVVAGTVAAVAVVPSAAIATPGSGVTGTILAKGTSDGDLRIKPAKGDTDVTVRTITIAPGGTTGWHHHPGQVIVVVQSGTLTRTLDDCSLEVTPAGKAFIEPAGHKHRHLGRNLGTEPLVLYVSYLLPKGAPLSVDEEAPDCAQG from the coding sequence ATGGGACTCGGCATATCCAGGGGGAACGGCACGTCCGAGCGGCGGGATGCCGGGCGGGTGAGCGGCGGGCGGCTGCGCAAGGCCCTCGTCGTCGCCGGCACCGTCGCCGCGGTGGCGGTCGTCCCGTCCGCCGCCATCGCGACCCCCGGCAGCGGCGTGACCGGCACGATCCTGGCGAAGGGCACCTCGGACGGCGACCTGCGGATCAAGCCCGCGAAGGGCGACACCGACGTCACCGTCCGGACCATCACCATCGCGCCCGGCGGTACCACCGGCTGGCACCACCACCCGGGCCAGGTCATCGTCGTCGTCCAGTCCGGCACGCTCACCCGCACCCTCGACGACTGCTCCCTCGAGGTGACGCCCGCGGGCAAGGCTTTCATCGAGCCCGCCGGCCACAAGCACCGGCACCTCGGACGCAACCTGGGCACCGAGCCCCTCGTGCTGTACGTCAGCTACCTGCTGCCCAAGGGTGCGCCGCTCTCCGTCGACGAGGAAGCCCCGGACTGCGCGCAGGGCTGA